The segment GTGCGACTTATCAAATACCTATCGAATGCATCCACTGTTGCAGAGAGGTAGCAACGAAACGCTCTAGCGTACAATTGACATCAGGAGATCGGAAACAAACATCCGACCTCCTTCCGTTGTTTGAGTTCAGCAATATCATCAATTCCTCACTTGAGCTCGATTTCATTCTCAGTACAGTTCTGCGTACGCTCATGGGCAAGATGCTCGTGACGCGCGGCATCATCCTTCTTAAACGCTCTGGAAAATTATTTCAAGTGATAGCCGCAAAAGGTCTGGATAATTCCATCGTCGGACAGAACATCGAAGTAGAACAAAAATTGCGTTCTATTCAATCGGCAAAAAAACTGATGCACGGAAGTCCGCAGTGGTTGGAATTTCTCAATCATAATCAGCAATCGCTGGTTATTCCGATTCTTTCGCAAAGCCGCATCGTCGGTTATATCACTCTTGGCGAGAGGTTAACGAAATCGCCATTCTCAGCATTAGATAAAAAAATCATACAATCATTAGTTAATCTATCCGGTGCAGCGATTGAGAAGGCGCTCATCATAGGTCAAGTGAAGGAAGCAAATCGAAGTCTCGACAGAAAGATTCAGGAGCTCAATACACTCTTTGATCTCAGCAAAGAATTCAACATCGGGCTGGATGAAAAAAAAGTCGTTCGACTCGTTACATTTGCGCTTCTTGGACAAATCGGAGTGAAGAGTTACGCAATCTGTATTCGGAATGAAGACGAACTCAATATTATCGCTTCGCGGATGGAAGGAAGCGCCATTCTGCAAGAAATCCTTCCCAGTCTATGCGATCTCACAAAGTCTGCTACGACACAGGATTTGTTAAAGTTGAAAGCATATCGTATCGCAGCGGCAAGACTCATTAAAATGGGAATTACCGCGGTGGTGCCGATGCACATTCAGCAGAAAACGAATGGGATGATTTTGCTCGGCGAACGATTACGCGGCGGTGTCTATTCGCAAGCCGACCTGGAATTTCTGTACTCGCTCGGTAATCTTGCTATCATCTCCATCGAAAACGCAAGGCTTTTCAAAACCGCCATAGAAAAACAGCGGATGGA is part of the Ignavibacteriales bacterium genome and harbors:
- a CDS encoding SpoIIE family protein phosphatase codes for the protein MTSGDRKQTSDLLPLFEFSNIINSSLELDFILSTVLRTLMGKMLVTRGIILLKRSGKLFQVIAAKGLDNSIVGQNIEVEQKLRSIQSAKKLMHGSPQWLEFLNHNQQSLVIPILSQSRIVGYITLGERLTKSPFSALDKKIIQSLVNLSGAAIEKALIIGQVKEANRSLDRKIQELNTLFDLSKEFNIGLDEKKVVRLVTFALLGQIGVKSYAICIRNEDELNIIASRMEGSAILQEILPSLCDLTKSATTQDLLKLKAYRIAAARLIKMGITAVVPMHIQQKTNGMILLGERLRGGVYSQADLEFLYSLGNLAIISIENARLFKTAIEKQRMEDELNIAREIQQGLLPEKLPSIPQFDIAALTISSKEVGGDYYDVINRKQDEYVLAIGDVSGKGTPAALLMANVQAALRALAPLCSSVAETTGQINDLTCANTRGGSRFITFFWGILDAQTRQFRYTNAGHNPPYVMRKSGTIEKLEEGGLILGIFKTTTPYAEASMTLLPGDVLVMYTDGVSEAMNQDNEQFTEERLEDILKKSTNLSAKEIIRQVQKELEIHTQSTPQSDDITLLVLKALS